The following nucleotide sequence is from Candidatus Cloacimonadota bacterium.
ATATCTTCATGATGCTCAAACTGTTTATGAAACAATAGGTGATAAAAGAGGAAATGCGAGAGTATTTTATAACATTGCCAATCTTTATAAAGAAACTGGTGAATTGCAAAATGCTCTGAATTTTTTGGAAAATAGTTTGCAGATTGCACAGCAAATTAATGCTCAAAAAATTATCCAGAATTGCTATTATCTGTACGCCGAGATCTACAAAAAGCAGGAAAATTTTAAAAAGGCTTATGAAAACTTCGAAAAATATACGACAATAAAAGACAGTATTTTCAGCTCAGAAAGTTCCAATAAGATCGCAGAAATGCAAGTGCGATTTGAAATGGAAAAGAAGGAACAGGAAAATGAAATTTACCGCCTGGAACTGGAAAAGCAGAAGCTGGTAAAATGGCGGCTCTATTTTGGATTGATCATTCTTTTTGTGGTTACATTTCTCTTTTATTATCGCTACAAAACCAAACAGAAAGTCAACCAGGAACTACGAGAAAAAATTGCCGAAGCTCTCCAAAAACAGAAAGAGCAACAGCAGATAATTGTGCATCAGGCAAATCTTTCATCTTTAGGAGAAATGGCTGCCGGAATTGCACATGAGATCAATCAACCTCTGCAAAATATTTCGCTTTCAGCGGAAAGCATAGAAATAGAGATGACCGAGAAAAAACTCGATAACAAATATTTGAAACAGAAGCTGAAATTTATTTACGAAGATATTGAACGCATAAAGACGATAAGTGAACATATTTCTACATTTTCCAGTGAACAGAAAAATGAGATCACCAAAAAATTCTGCTTGAATGAAAGTGTGCAGAATGCTGTTTCCATGATCCAGAAACAGTTTGATAAAAATGGAGTCGATCTGAAACTGAAATTGAAAGATGATCTTTCCAAAATTGAAGGTAATGTCTATAAATTTGAGCAAGTTGTATTGAACTTGCTTTCCAATGCTAAAGACGCTGTTCTGGAAGATGATAGAATCCCAGAAAAGACAGTGACAGTGCATTCCAACGAAAATGAAAAGGAAGTTTTTCTGGAAGTAGAGGATAATGGAATTGGAATTTCAGAATCTGTAAAAATGAATATCTTTCTACCTTTTTTCACAACCAAAAAATTCGGTGATGGCACGGGACTTGGACTTTCTATTGCTTATGGAATAATCAAAGAAATGAAGGGGAAAATTGAATTGGTAGAAAATAACAATACTATATTTAGAGTTTCCTTTCCCAAAGAGGTAGTTGAAACAACCAACAAAAACGAACAAAAGAAAGATTAAAAATTTTATCTGATATTTGTAGGATTGGAAGAGGTGAATATATGAAAAAATTAGCAGTTTTGATTTTGGATGATGAGCAGAGAATAACCGATACTTTAGCCGAATTTCTGCAGAAACAGAATTTCGTTATATTCACAGCAAATCTTCCAGGAGAAGCTTTTCAAGTATTAAAGAAACATAAGATCGATATAATTATCACAGATGTGATGATGCCGCAGATGAACGGCATCGAAGTAATGCGAAAAGTTAAAAAGATTAATTCTGCCCTCGAAGTTATCCTGATCAGCGGTCATGGCAACATGAATACCGTGATCGATGCGATGCGGCTGGGAGCGATCGATTTCATTCCCAAACCATTCAAACTTTATGATGTGCAGATGGCAATTCAGCGCACCGAGAAATTCCTGAATTTGCAAACAAAGCTGCAAAAAGTGGAAGATCATTATTCTTTGATCTCGAGAGAAATGGAAGGCTTGATCGAACGTGATTTTATTGGAATAAGTAAATCGATCCAAGATGTGCTGGAAATGGCGATGACAGCGGCACAAAATTCTGATGTGAATGTATTGATAACTGGCGAAAACGGCACCGGAAAAGAAATAATTGCGCGCATTATTCATCATGCATCAGTTCGTAAAAAGAATCCTTTTTATCCTGTCAATAGTTCTGCCATTCCCGAAACTCTGCTGGAAAGCGAATTTTTCGGTCACATCAAAGGTTCTTTTACCGGAGCTTCAGAGAATAAAAAAGGCTGTTTTGAACTCGCCGATGGCGGAACACTTTTTCTGGATGAAATTGCTGATATGCCGCTGAAACTGCAATCCAAAATCCTGCGAGCTATCGAAGAAAAAAAAATAAAACCTGTGGGCAGTAACAAAGAAATCTCGGTTGATATCCGCATAATTTCCGCCACCAACAAAAACTTGAATAAACTGATAGAGAAGGAAAAATTCCGTCAGGATCTTTTCTATCGAATCAATGCTTTTTCCATCGAGATACCTCCTCTACGAGAAAGAATTGATGATATCAAACCACTTTTAGAAAACTTCATTTCACAATTTTCCAAAAAACAAAACAGACCCGCTCCTGTAATTCCTGATGAAGTTTTGAATAAACTGCAGAAATACCATTTTCCGGGAAATGTTCGAGAATTAAAAAATATGGTTCAAAGAGCTTTGATGCTGAATTCAGCAAACACATTAAAAGTAGAAGATTTCAATTGCGAAATGCAAAATATAAAAGTTAATAATTCAATCGATCTGGATGCGAATGAGAGGAAATTGATCCTCACAGCTCTGGACAAAACTGATTTCAATCAAACAAAAGCAGCCAGACTGCTGGGAATTTCACGCGATGCCCTTAAACGTAAGATCATCAAACATCAGATAGAAATAAAAAAAACGATAGTATAACCTTGCGAAGGTTTTTGTACTTCTTGCTTTGTTGACCTTCGCAAGGTTAAAAATCAAAAAACCCAACCATTGCGGAGGTTTTTTTGACCATCCACAAGGTTTGTTTTTCACATTTCCAAACTCCAACCCAAATCTCGTTCCCCAACTCCGGTTTCGCAAATACAATTACTGCAATCTGATCGCAGATCGCAACCATTGCGGAGGTTTGTAACCATCCGCAAGGTTGCTTTATATCCGCCCAACTGAGCGTAAAACAGCAGTGAAAAAAAACTTTTTAGATTTTACGGAAATAAGTTAAAGTTCTGTATTACAAGCATTTAACTTTATAATAACCGTATAAAATCATTTGGAACAAATAATGATTGTAAATATATTAATTCAAAAAAAATAGGGGGAAAGATGAAAAGAATATTTGTAATTGTAACACTGTTGATAGGAAGTGTGTTGTTTTCTCAAACGCCAACTTATGAATTTATTACCGAACCGATTGATCTGATCACAAATTATTACGATTATATGCCGGGAAGTTACAATGCTTTGCCAATCCAGATTGAAATAGATGGCAGCGTTTACATTGTTTTCCATGCCAGAGAAACAGCCGCTTCCACTCGCAGAATCTATTTTTCTTATATCGATGAATTTGGTGTTCCCATTAATTACAGTACAATTGCTGTCGATGATTTCCAAGAAGGTTATCCGGGAATAGATCTTGATCCTGTTACTGGTGATCCTTTTGTAGCCTGGCACGGAAATTGGGATACTGCAACGGCTGATCTGGAAGTTTTAGCTTCTTATGACTTATTTCATTTGAGTGGCCCGGGTATGTGGATTGATCCATTTGTTGTTTTTGATGATTACATTCAAACAGCAAATGCACCGGAAGATGAATTCATCTGGCCGGAAGTTCATATCGGACCATCTCCTCTTACAGATAAAAGAAGAGTTTACGTGATTGGAAAAAATATAGCATCGTCACCTGTTACTGGCGATCCATCCGAAAATATATTAATTGGTTATGCAGATTTTGATGTTAATGATCTGAATTTGTTTTCCAATCTGGATTGGTCTTACAGCACAATTCCTCTGTTAGATCAATGGCACAATTCTCCTGATCATGTAAGACCTTTCCTCTCTGCATCTGTATCTGATGATGGACAGATAGCTTTTATTGGTTATATAGCTGCAGATTTTGAAAATAGTAATCTAACTGATCAGATAATTGTTCTGCACAATAATAATTTTGGTGAAGGAGAGTTCGATTTTTACTCTCAGGAAGCGCATCATGAAGTTTGGAATCCAACTCCCGGAACTCCTCAGCAATTATACTTTGCACCATATTTATGCAATCATCACAGCAGTATATTCCACGATGGAAATAGTAAAATTTCTTTTCTGGGAGCAATGAATCTGCTGATAGAACCAAGTTCCTGGTATCCCGATCTTCCGATGCTATATACAAAAGTTTTCAATTTTGATGTAACCTCTCATGAATTCAGTTTTTACGATCTTTACATCGAGGGTGAAAATCCATCTGATAATGAGCCGATGATTCCCTGGGATCTGGATGAAGATGGAATTATAGATTCTGTAAATATGAATGGCGATCCTGTTTGGGTTGACGGCTGGCCAATTTACTATCCAGATCCTGACGGAACGTATCACGAAAATAATTTCAAAATAACCAAAAACGAAGAAAACGGCTGGTTGGCTGCGGTCTGGAATGATGGTTTAAAAGCACGTTATGCAGAGGAAGGAGTAGCTGGTTATGACGACTGGCTCCAGGTTCCGGAAATCGCTATCTGCGTTTCGGCAGATAACGGTGATTCGTGGTCCCAGCCGATTTTCCTGAATGCCAATGAAACTGCAGAACTTGCAGAGATGATTCCATGTTATGTTTACCCAGGAGATAAGATCGAGGATTTGGGAAATAATCAAGGAAAATTACACCTTTTCTTCTTAGATGATTATTCCTGGGGTACATCAATTCAAGGTTATGGTGATAATCTTGGTGGAATGCAGAAATATTGCTCTCTCGAGATAGATTTCAGCTGTATGACGGAAATTGGTGAGGAATTGATTTCTACTTCCTCTATCAATCTCACCAACTTTCCCAATCCCTTCAATCCATCTACAGAAATCAGATTTCAGATTTCAGATTTAAGACAAATAGGAACCACGAATTTACTCGAATCAGCACAAATTGATATCTATAATTTAAAAGGACAGAAAGTGAAATCTTTGCCTGTCATCCTGAGTCCCGAGTCTTCACTCGGGAAAGGATCAGGCACACCAAATAGTTATTCCGTCGTTTGGAATGGAAAAGATGACAACAACAAACCCGTTTCATCAGGTGTTTATTTTGCAAAACTGAAAGCAGGAAACCAGATTGCAACACAAAAGATGTTGTTGATGAAATAGTAGGAGTTAAGAATGAAATGTATATTCTTTTTTGTTATAGCCAGTTTTTCGCTGTTTTACGCTGAAATTATTCATGTTCCAGCTGATCAACCAACAATCCAAGATGGAATCAATGAAGCTTCAAATGGAGATACAGTTTTGGTTGCCGATGGTGTTTATACAGGTTTTCATAATAAGACTTTAAGTTGGAATGGTAATGAAAAGCATCTGATTGTAAAATCTCAAAATGGCCCAGAATCATGTATAATTGATATTGAAGAAAATGGATGGGGTTTTCGATTGCTAAATATGCATCAAAATTCAACAGATGTTATCGAAGGATTTACTATAAAAAACTCTGACAAAAATGCAATTTTTTGTGAGAATTCATCCCCAACAATTAGAAATAATATTATAAAAAATAATATTTCTGCTGGAGGTTGTGGAATTAATCTATATTCATCAAATGCTCATGTTTATGAAAATACTATTAAAGAAAACTCAGCACAACCTGAGGTTTGGCCATCATTTACTTATGGGGCAGGTATTTATATAATGTATGGATCACCGGAAATTTATCATAATATTATAATGGACAATGAAATTTA
It contains:
- a CDS encoding tetratricopeptide repeat-containing sensor histidine kinase, whose protein sequence is MKKIFLVTLFFIVAYISAEVSVIDSLYTKLGNTDKDKYVDVLNRLAKEYSSINADSSYFYAELALQEAQRIDYPKGKINAFSNLGFYFFDSNHYDLALQYQKQSLELAQEIDYKEGIANALNNIGNIYDSQSNIDSALDYHLQALEINLQIGDENRIATSYNNIGNIYYTLSNYDKALEYYQKSLELKEKSSDEAKLAGAYSNIGNVYMAKEEFDTAIQYYEQALDLMQKISHQMGIAHFTNNLGIIYGNLKEFEKSLQYLHDAQTVYETIGDKRGNARVFYNIANLYKETGELQNALNFLENSLQIAQQINAQKIIQNCYYLYAEIYKKQENFKKAYENFEKYTTIKDSIFSSESSNKIAEMQVRFEMEKKEQENEIYRLELEKQKLVKWRLYFGLIILFVVTFLFYYRYKTKQKVNQELREKIAEALQKQKEQQQIIVHQANLSSLGEMAAGIAHEINQPLQNISLSAESIEIEMTEKKLDNKYLKQKLKFIYEDIERIKTISEHISTFSSEQKNEITKKFCLNESVQNAVSMIQKQFDKNGVDLKLKLKDDLSKIEGNVYKFEQVVLNLLSNAKDAVLEDDRIPEKTVTVHSNENEKEVFLEVEDNGIGISESVKMNIFLPFFTTKKFGDGTGLGLSIAYGIIKEMKGKIELVENNNTIFRVSFPKEVVETTNKNEQKKD
- a CDS encoding sigma-54 dependent transcriptional regulator, which encodes MKKLAVLILDDEQRITDTLAEFLQKQNFVIFTANLPGEAFQVLKKHKIDIIITDVMMPQMNGIEVMRKVKKINSALEVILISGHGNMNTVIDAMRLGAIDFIPKPFKLYDVQMAIQRTEKFLNLQTKLQKVEDHYSLISREMEGLIERDFIGISKSIQDVLEMAMTAAQNSDVNVLITGENGTGKEIIARIIHHASVRKKNPFYPVNSSAIPETLLESEFFGHIKGSFTGASENKKGCFELADGGTLFLDEIADMPLKLQSKILRAIEEKKIKPVGSNKEISVDIRIISATNKNLNKLIEKEKFRQDLFYRINAFSIEIPPLRERIDDIKPLLENFISQFSKKQNRPAPVIPDEVLNKLQKYHFPGNVRELKNMVQRALMLNSANTLKVEDFNCEMQNIKVNNSIDLDANERKLILTALDKTDFNQTKAARLLGISRDALKRKIIKHQIEIKKTIV